The Anopheles maculipalpis chromosome 3RL, idAnoMacuDA_375_x, whole genome shotgun sequence genomic sequence ttttgtttctgttttttttataccgCCACATATATAAGTATATATATGtattatgtgtttgtgtgtgtgtgtatgtatgtgtacgtATGTATATATAATATATTGGTTTTTTGCATGTAtatattcattttttgttaccTTCCTTGGTTTTACACAGTTTGTACACATATCAGTTGTATTCATTTGCATTCGCACAATTTGCGGGTTGCATTTTTTGCCATGCATTATGGAGTCAGCTGTTGGTGCGCTTTCGACTGTATCCGATGCTAATCATTTGCCATTTGCAACcctcctcacacacacacacaccgtcctCCTTGCGGTCCTTCTCTCTAGATGGTGTACACCTAAACAACATCCGGTACTATCAGtatgtttgatttgtgtggCAATCTGGCTACCAGTGCTAATGTCCAGTGAGCGCTAGGATCTATTAGTTTAGAGCGGTATgttatgatttgtttgttcttgtttgGTTTATACATATTCTACGTTGAATGACTCTTGGATATAGAGCGCTATTTATGCGTACACATTCGCCCTTCTCATTCGCTAACTGCTTTTGATTCCTTGTTTGCACATGTTACTGTCTATTACTGGTTTTTAGTCTGTTTAGTTCATGCTATCCTGTATTGGTTTTTTACTAGTTACTACTCTTCACCGTTTCCGTCACATACCATCGCCCCACAATAGCCGGTTGCTGCTGTGTATGCCGGGGTATTGTACAATGAATTCATTTACTGTCCAATAATAGTTTGGTACCGCCGCTACTGCAGGGCATTTTATACACAGCTTCGCTCTAATGATCTGTACTTTGATTTCATGCTTTCAACACGTGTACTAATTCGCTGTTTAAGCCGCACACTCGGAGCTGAGCTTCTTCTACGACCTGCACTTTATATACTGAACGATCATAAGAAGATTCAATTACATGGGTGGAAGATTTTCATTTATCATCTATTACACTCTAGGTGTGGTTCGTCTGCAATGCAATCCCCGatacgaagaagaaaaggtgTGAAGAAAGAAATCAATGTTAtcagtaacaaaacaaacacaagtgttttcaaatcaaagcggcaaacacaaacgcacaatcTATATTTAAACATATACGCTAACGCAATTTTTGgagaagacaaacaaaaacataaccaCAACCAGCAGGCAAATTTGAACGACTTAGAagaagtggtttttttttttcgtgcccaCCATTATTAAGTAATTCATTGCTGGCAGACTGGTTGTTTCATGTTCTTTTACCTAGTAAAGTACGTATGTTTGGGTATTGTTTCAATTCGTTCCGAGCCATTTGAGAAGACAGGAGTTTGTAGTGTGTAATATTTCTTCAGCTATTACTAGAAAAGAAcccgttttgtgtgcgtgtgtgtgtgtatatgagtGATGGTAAGTAACAGTTTGTGTAATACAACAATTTGCATCATTGTATGAATTATTTCTCTACCCGGTCAATAGCTTTCTCTTAGTGAACACTGTGTATCGGAATATCGAGAAGTGACTTGCAGCACATTTCTCTCAATAGTTTTTTTCAATACGTTTGCTAGTGTTATGTATACtgtatgttttgttattcACATTTACTCTGTTTATTGTGTTACGTTACTTTTGCTCTACGTATAATACAATGCCCTAGCTTATACATGTAATGTAGGCTTACATATGTATCGCGCTTGTTTGCTTTGTCTAAAGGACGAATTGTGTAGGTTTTTGTATCTCATCTCTTCTCACGTCATGTGTGTTTGccaaatttttaacaattaatTACTATCGTTCTATTTTGCAGGAAAACCATTCCCCCGATAGGCCCCTCTACGCATCTTCTGCGGCTGCTTTCCTTTCGGACACAACGGACACActgttgtgctgttgttgtattGTGTATGATGGTGTGTCTACCCTTGATTTGATTTCCCTCCGCATTCTGTTGCTGCAGCTGTGTTCTGTTTTACGAATAAACATTCGAATATCCCtgtatatttgaaatttccttttGCGAAAGGACGATGCTTCACGTGCTTTCTGTTTTATAATAACACTTCAGCAGTCAGCCATTATCAGCCACGCTTCTTCTCTTCTCCATAGTACCGTTTTGATCATGTTTAATGCTTGTAAGCTGGTTTAGTACAGCAGCTTTCATATCTCCTTTTGTCGGTGATTTTGTgttcttgcatttttttggGGTCTATATCCAAAAGGTCATCGCTTTGCTATGGCCTAAgcaaattatgcaaaacaaaaaacacacacacacacacacatacacccaacGTTCACATCAAATAATTACCATTACACTCTCCACAACAGCATATCAACGCCGATTTACTGTAGTTACTttctttcgttaagtttcttcGCGCCTGCCTTTCTTTTCGCCTGCCAGTTTGATTGATGTTGTTATCGTTTATCAACGTAACCGGATTCATACTTGTAAACATAAAACCctgtctttttctttttcaacaaacaaaacaaaactcaggATGATGCATTACACCATTAGTTGTTAATACTTTGCGTGATGTTTTCGACTTTTATTGTTACTTTCGGTCGCGTGTCGTCGTCCACTTTACGATGATCAGGTTATGAAATCTTTTGGAGTTTcaattacttttttctttacatacTTAAAACTTGCACAACTCACACGTTAATCGCGATCCTACACAGGAACAGGAAGTGAATGGATTTTCCAATCAAAtgttacgcacacacacacacacacacgtcgtCGCCCACATTCCTCGATCTTTATAGTCGCCGCCCCCTAATGGCTGATATAATCTATAAGTTTTCCGGGAAGCTGCGCATTCTCAAGAGCgcattcgattcgattgttataaaaatgaaatggaagaaaCTATAGTCGAAGAAGACGTCGTCCTCTGTCTGCCTTCCCCTGCTTGCTTTTTAGCTATGTTTTTAATCTCAAAAATGATTCGCTTCGATCTTGCAGCATGCGTGTTGGAAAACATACTTCCAGCTCGcgcacaataataataataataatagaataatgacaaaaaaagtaatataATAAATCAATAGATATTTTTCGCATAATAGCACTAATAGGTAATAATAGAATATATGTATACATATAACAGCAGAGCACGTTAAGCTTTTCGCGCATGTCCCCCATTCCAATGGGAGATGGAAGATGGATTTTAGGACCGCCATAACGGCCAACAgcgggagagcgagagagagagagagagagaggtaaaAGCGTTATgagaaacgaagaaaaacaccaAGATTGGTGTTCCGAATTTTCATGAAGCTTTCTTTTACACTAAAACTAACGCTGATCATCCTCTTTCATCGATCTCTTCAGTTTCACAgatgctcgtgtgtgtgtctctctctctctctctctctctctctctctctctctctctctctctctctctctctctctgtgtcttCTGTGCTTTCTATCGTGTGTTCTCAACTAAATAAACCTAACACCGTGTTTTTGATGTAATGAGATTATTGTTTGCCTTCTGAACTAGTTTCTAAACAAAATCATAATAATTCAGTCCGTTTCGTTTGATTATATACTTTCCGTGCAACTGGGGCACGTCGCCACTCCACAGCGCACCGTTGCATCGGCCAATCTAATTGTCAAGCAACGGGCACATATACCCACAACACACACGGGGAGACCATTTCTAATTGCAAAGGGAGAGGGGAGGCCGCCGCCAGttgattttcttattttctcttttattataaaaacaaaagttaccctaaagtgtgtgtgtgtgtgtgtgtgtttttctttgctcctCGTTTAATCGATAAATGGAATGCGCAGTCGTGTAAGTAACAAAACCTTTCATTTGTTGgagattaaaaagaaaacaacgaaaCACTATCAATCTGGCACTATTCCACCGGCCTACCCACCTCTCGTGCAAcgatcgtgtgtatgtgtgtgtgtgtgtgtggtacacTTTTTACAACATGCATTCCCGATCCTGCCCTATCATTTACATATGATTCTACAGACCATACTTGCTGTGTCGCGCTCATCTTATCTACCTCCTtcttgatgatgctgatggaaAGGAGCTCCGCGTGTGGACGTGGATAACTCCTgctctggtttttttttgttattataagGCGAATAATGGTTTAAACGTCCGCAAAAACATTCCGCTGTACACTGGACGACTCAACATGGCGATGACTGCCATCTACCACCCTCGTTTTGGCCATTCATTGCTTCGCCCGACCTCCTTGTCCTcctctctcttcttcttcttcttcctttttttttctctctctctctctctctctctctatctcctctgcacacacagcacacttGTTTTTAGCTTCCCTATCAACAGTATCTCTAAAAGTTTATTGTTTcgctcagttttttttttgtgttttgtttttgctaacTTTATACCTTCTTCAATCGCAAAATTACGGACGCGCCTTTTGCCACACACCTTCCTCTAAATCCGTTCCAATGTGTTCCATTCTGTACACCATCATCTCGCAAAAAGGAGAAGTAGTAAGCCTTTACTAAACAAGAGATAGCTTTAGCAATTTGATTCACTATCGCTACATTCCCAAAAATGCACCTTACTCTTATCGAACATGGTTACACAGTACATGAGGGATCGGTCTGATCTTCACCATACACAATATTATCATATTTTGATTTGCCATACTCAGACTactattattttcttttacttccaCGTGGGCATGGTATTATATCGTTTCATTCCGCTTCATACATTCGCGCAGTTCTGATTCTTCTCTCCGTTCAGTCGTCTGATGTGATCATGCCCCATCGTCATAGTGCatttgctgatgctgatgctgctgctgctgctggtgatgatggtgcagtGGTTGATGATacatttgttgctgctgatgaggatgaggaagatgaggatgatgctgatgatgatgatgcgacgGATGATCGTGTTCATCGTGCGTTTGCtgttcctgctgctgttgtggatGATGCGTGCCGCCATACCGATGGTGCTGGCGAGAGCGCCGTTGCTTTCAACTTCTATCATTTTCCTGCTTGATGATGTGATACATCGGATGATACTGTGGTTGCTGCTGGATCGGTTGCAACGGCTGCTGATAGATGATGTGATGCTGCTGCGGAATGATGTGATGCTGTATTAGCTGCGGCTGGTGATGCAGAtgatggtgctgttgctgctgctgatgctgcgccACCACCACGTGCTGCGGCTGCGtaagttgttgctgctgctgatggtgcagTTGCTGGTGCGGATGCGTTAGATGGTGATGGGCAGCAGCGTCGACGATGTGAATGCTAACCGGTAGCACTGATGGAGATTGTTGAACTAAATGGTGGGtaatttgttgctgctgttgctgttgttgttgttgctgttgttgctgctgctgctgttgttgctgctgctgctgctgctgctgctgcgtcgGTGTGTTACTTGTAGGCGTCGAGGAGGCCGATAGTGCAGGATTGTAATGTTGCTGGAATATCGGGGGGGGTTTATGGATTCATAATTCATCATTCACGTTTCCGATCATGGGGGATTTTCATTCTTAgatgtttgcattttattttatgtgcgCTAATCACTACCCtaatgtatatgtatatgaaTGTATTTTGGTATGCACAGTATAGAAATATACATAGTAGCAGGGATAAAGACATTACGATGAATATTACATTTACATATGAAACAGAGCATTGCACGGTACATGATTGctatatgtgcgtgtgtatgtgtgtatacaCTACTTTTCCCTCAAATGGGTTCCACTACCAGAGCTGTTTGATTGACCGTACGTACCACCGTACGTCCGTTTGCACTAACTAAATTCAGCTGTTAGACTAACACACCTACCTTTGTGGAAAGGAGGGAGGAGGGTTGTGGTGGAGGAGAGTTGGGAAGGTAATCTACGTTCTGCAACTAACGGTTGGATATCCGTCTTTCTGACAATAGCTTGTTGAATGTCCTCTCGTTAATACTCTCTTTACTAGGATGGCTTCGAATGTTTATCTCGTAAAATTGAATTAGCTTCTGTTTAATATTTGTGAAATTgatttcataaaacaaaactagtaAGAAAGCAACGTTTGATTGCTGTAGCGctgttgaaataaattacaacGCCACCAAATTGCTGCTAGCTGCTGCAAAAGGAAGCCTACATTCATGCACAGCTTCATGAAACGTGTGTatgagagtgtgtgcgtgtacagTGGTCAACGTAAAACGATGGTTTTCATTCAACAATTCAGCTAGTTAAACAGCTAAACAATAAAAGttacagaaaaaagcaaacaaaaaaactattgcAATAAAACGAAAGTTTAGAAATACAGTTAAAGTTGCGGGCAAACGGATGAATACCCAGAATAATAACataataaaacttaaaaaaaaaactaacattgTATGCACCCTTACAGTTCACCAACCCCGCAAAAAGATGGCACACCACATCGCTGGTTAATGATtagtaaagcaaaacaattgaaCAATGCTGCATGCTGCCTCGCTGTGTGTTAGCTAAGTACCATTTACCATAATATAATGTTAGTAGGATGAAACAATGAACCTACTACAACAACGTGTTAGTATATAGAGGAGGATGTTCTTCAGATGCATTAGGAAGGTACCTTTACCTCCATTTTACCAGTGTCgaactaaaataaatagtttCTAACCTATCCTTACTAGCAAATTCAAATACCTATCATTAAATTCCCGCTTCTTCGCACATTCGAGCTTGACTACCCTTATTTTAATCCTAAAACAACCCAAAATCTACCAAAAAAGTACACGTTTGGACAGAATATTTATAGACATAGCTCGCGcgcttgatttgtttttttttttttttaataataactGTAATTTACCGTGTTCTCGGGACTATGATCGTTATGCTGTGGTTCTATCTTAAACTCCATCTGGGGACTACCGCCAACATTACTGCCACCTGTACCGGCACTTGTGGCGTTGTTGCCGCCACCGTTGGTGCCGCCACTGCctgcgccaccaccaccaccaccaccggtagcagcagcagcagcagcagcattggaCGAActgccaccgccaccgccgccgccgcctcCCGAGCTGGGCGTATCGTATTTGCCCCGTTTGAACCGACCGTACAGTGAGCTGTACGGTAGGTTATAGTGGATGGCGGCTTGATTGATCGACATGTGTCCTTGTCTGATGGGTGTagagtaaattaaaaaaaaaaaattaagtaaataaattgtttgtttaaaccCCTCTCTCACGTGTACAGCAGATGCGTCTTCAGATTACTTACTTTACAGATTCCAAGGCCTCCATCATTGCATCTTCAGACCAGGGCGTCGGATTGGAACGGGACAGTTCGATGCCCTCGCGCTTACAGCGCCCGTACAGCGTACCGGTCGGTATGCCAAACTCTGTACTAGCTTTCTGGACCGAAGTTTGTCCCGCACGGATCGCTTCCAAGGCACGGTCCAGATCCTCCGCAGACCAGGTGGTTGGTGCAGCATTGAAAGGTGCCGCCAGACGGATGCCCTCACGGCGCGCTATCTTGTACAGCGTGGACGACGGGATGCCGAATGCCTTGGAAGCTTTGTTGGCGGAGATCGTACCCGTCCGCAGCGCTTCCAGGGCGCTGTTGAGCGAATCTTCGTTCCACGTTTTAGACGGACCCTCCTTTTTCGGCGTATCAATGCCAAGCCGATGGGCCCGCTGCCACAGAGTCGTCGATGGAATACCGTACGTAGCAGATGCCTGAAAGAAGCATACATTTCGCTTATTAATGCAACATTCTATGGTGACGCCTAGTTGCATCGCATACCTTCGTTAAGCTCATATTGTGAGAGCGTAGCGCTTCTAGTGCCGATTCCATATCTTCTGCAGTCCACGTTTTCGGCCCAGTTGGcgtttttgcttcgttcgGGCTAGTCAAATTTGTGTACTGCATCGAGGACCCATCCAGAATGCCAACTTTCGAGTCTTCACTTGCATCCGACTGATACATATCTGTGTTTGTGAGATAGAAATATAACATTTAGACTTACTTCCTTTCCCACGATCGTCCATAAATTcgtcactactactactactactactacttaccGCTCATTTGACTCTGGTTCATGATGCCCGAAATTTCTGGCGTTACCACCATGCCGTGCATTGACGATTGATCCTGCTCGACCTCCATCGTTTGATGTTGCTGATCCGCACCATCGCTAAGGTTTTCCTGTTTCAGATTCAGTCTGGGCTTCATCTCCTCGCCGACCGCCGGTGGACCGCCAGCAccattgctgctgttggtgggcGGTCCGGGTGTTACAGAGCCTGCCGCACCGCTACCAGTAACCAGATTCTCCGGATGCTGGCTGGATGACGATGAGGACACGCTTGACGCTGGACTGTGTGTGGTtggatggtgctgctgttgctgctgatccatcatcatcacgtgttgttgctgcatGTGCGGTGGCGAGTGTCGCTGGTGatcgttttgctgctgctgctgctgctgctgcggggCTCCCGGTGGCTGAGGTGTCTgtctttgctgctgttgctgagcctgctgctgttgctgctgctgctgctgctgtagtaaatgctgttgctgtaggagctgttgctgttgcgcctgctgttgttgatgctgatgtagctgctgctgctgttgctgatggctGACAGCGTGATTGTCCAGTTGTACCGCATTGGGAGGATCTAGCGAACGTAACGTTTCGAATTTCACTCGTAAATCACCATCGTTTGGCACAGAATCTGTTCGGAAGCAAGGAATAAACTTCCGATTAGTTTATTCGCAAGTATTCCTTTCTACTTCTAGAGGAAAATCTATGGGACAGCCGGATGGATGCCGATGTTGGGGATgaaattgcaaaatttaattttatgctcTTGGGTTCTATTGTTCAGACATTTTACGACAAATTGAATtgtattattatcatttatttatgcGGTAAAACATTAATCGAAAAAAGCggaacaaacatttattttacagcaAGGAATCACGAGAGATGCACccatggaaaatatttaaattataaaaataaaatctattttcaaagaaaaaggCCATGttctaaattaaattatttatactaTGGTGCCATCATCGTCCAAACCGGCATACTAAAACTAAAAGGAGGATCAGGACAGTACgggtgaaaataataaaagaaaaagttacTAACACTTACTGGACAGGTCACGTGTATCGTGGCTACTGGGCGCACAATTTATATCCACATGCTCTGTCACTGGTGTCGCCGTCGGTGCTGGAGGCTCTGGTGCAAAATCCAAATATCCCATCGGAACTCCCATAACGGAACCACCATTCTACGGAGGGGAAAGAAAAGGTGGAGAAAGAAATGTTCAAGTTAGTACAAtaagttttttcttccttggaAGTTAGTTCGAGAGCTGTCCTTCGATAGATGGGGGCTTAAAATTTGGCACTTTTTGATCAATTACTGTCCAATATTACTCCCAATGCTAAAAGGACATACTCTCGCAAATCTTCCTTGTTAAGGACCAGGTTTTGCTTTCTCTTCTGCATTGATATTTTACTCACTATTCCAACGCCCATCCCTAGGCTGGCCATTTTGCTTCCGagaggatgctgctgctgatgagatggctgatgatgaggatgatgcgggtgatgatgatgctgttgctgcgatggatggtgatgctgttgctgctgctgataatGCTTATCCTTCGAAGCAGATGTGCTTAGATCGTGCGTTTCCACCACTAACACCGATGACGGTGatccatcatcgtcgtcgtcgataAGATGGCCGCCAGGCGTTCGTGGATCACCCGGTAACTGATGATGCAGATGATGCAggtgcggatgatgatgatgatggtggtgtagCGGGTGATGATGCTGAGAAGGATGATAAAGACCGCGCCCTATCCCAGATCCTgtccctcctcctcctcctcctcctccgccGCTTCCTCCTTTGCCCGTACTACAGCCTTTGCCGTTCTCACTGTATCCCGTCGATTGGGAGGAAGACGaactgttattgttgttgttgctgccactgCTACCACTCCCGTGCGATCCTCCTCCACCTCCTGCGGA encodes the following:
- the LOC126561474 gene encoding AF4/FMR2 family member lilli-like isoform X2, which translates into the protein MTSVFHELLESQSFVDVTLACEYNSLKAHKVVLSACSAYFQKILLDNPCKHPTIILPADICFSDLQFIIEFVYRGEIDVSEAELQSLLRTAEQLKIKGLCEVGEPQYEQDYSPALKRYKPYRSRSPPDNRHQHHHHQQPPPPPPPPSGSSGTSSGGRSGSAGGGGGSHGSGSSGSNNNNNSSSSSQSTGYSENGKGCSTGKGGSGGGGGGGGGTGSGIGRGLYHPSQHHHPLHHHHHHHPHLHHLHHQLPGDPRTPGGHLIDDDDDGSPSSVLVVETHDLSTSASKDKHYQQQQQHHHPSQQQHHHHPHHPHHQPSHQQQHPLGSKMASLGMGVGINGGSVMGVPMGYLDFAPEPPAPTATPVTEHVDINCAPSSHDTRDLSNSVPNDGDLRVKFETLRSLDPPNAVQLDNHAVSHQQQQQQLHQHQQQQAQQQQLLQQQHLLQQQQQQQQQQAQQQQQRQTPQPPGAPQQQQQQQQNDHQRHSPPHMQQQHVMMMDQQQQQHHPTTHSPASSVSSSSSSQHPENLVTGSGAAGSVTPGPPTNSSNGAGGPPAVGEEMKPRLNLKQENLSDGADQQHQTMEVEQDQSSMHGMVVTPEISGIMNQSQMSDMYQSDASEDSKVGILDGSSMQYTNLTSPNEAKTPTGPKTWTAEDMESALEALRSHNMSLTKASATYGIPSTTLWQRAHRLGIDTPKKEGPSKTWNEDSLNSALEALRTGTISANKASKAFGIPSSTLYKIARREGIRLAAPFNAAPTTWSAEDLDRALEAIRAGQTSVQKASTEFGIPTGTLYGRCKREGIELSRSNPTPWSEDAMMEALESVKQGHMSINQAAIHYNLPYSSLYGRFKRGKYDTPSSGGGGGGGGGSSSNAAAAAAATGGGGGGGAGSGGTNGGGNNATSAGTGGSNVGGSPQMEFKIEPQHNDHSPENTQHYNPALSASSTPTSNTPTQQQQQQQQQQQQQQQQQQQQQQQQQQQITHHLVQQSPSVLPVSIHIVDAAAHHHLTHPHQQLHHQQQQQLTQPQHVVVAQHQQQQQHHHLHHQPQLIQHHIIPQQHHIIYQQPLQPIQQQPQYHPMYHIIKQENDRS
- the LOC126561474 gene encoding AF4/FMR2 family member lilli-like isoform X4 codes for the protein MTSVFHELLESQSFVDVTLACEYNSLKAHKVVLSACSAYFQKILLDNPCKHPTIILPADICFSDLQFIIEFVYRGEIDVSEAELQSLLRTAEQLKIKGLCEVGEPQYEQDYSPALKRYKPYRSRSPPDNRHQHHHHQQPPPPPPPPSGSSGTSSGGRSGSAGGGGGSHGSGSSGSNNNNNSSSSSQSTGYSENGKGCSTGKGGSGGGGGGGGGTGSGIGRGLYHPSQHHHPLHHHHHHHPHLHHLHHQLPGDPRTPGGHLIDDDDDGSPSSVLVVETHDLSTSASKDKHYQQQQQHHHPSQQQHHHHPHHPHHQPSHQQQHPLGSKMASLGMGVGINGGSVMGVPMGYLDFAPEPPAPTATPVTEHVDINCAPSSHDTRDLSNPPNAVQLDNHAVSHQQQQQQLHQHQQQQAQQQQLLQQQHLLQQQQQQQQQQAQQQQQRQTPQPPGAPQQQQQQQQNDHQRHSPPHMQQQHVMMMDQQQQQHHPTTHSPASSVSSSSSSQHPENLVTGSGAAGSVTPGPPTNSSNGAGGPPAVGEEMKPRLNLKQENLSDGADQQHQTMEVEQDQSSMHGMVVTPEISGIMNQSQMSDMYQSDASEDSKVGILDGSSMQYTNLTSPNEAKTPTGPKTWTAEDMESALEALRSHNMSLTKASATYGIPSTTLWQRAHRLGIDTPKKEGPSKTWNEDSLNSALEALRTGTISANKASKAFGIPSSTLYKIARREGIRLAAPFNAAPTTWSAEDLDRALEAIRAGQTSVQKASTEFGIPTGTLYGRCKREGIELSRSNPTPWSEDAMMEALESVKQGHMSINQAAIHYNLPYSSLYGRFKRGKYDTPSSGGGGGGGGGSSSNAAAAAAATGGGGGGGAGSGGTNGGGNNATSAGTGGSNVGGSPQMEFKIEPQHNDHSPENTQHYNPALSASSTPTSNTPTQQQQQQQQQQQQQQQQQQQQQQQQQQQITHHLVQQSPSVLPVSIHIVDAAAHHHLTHPHQQLHHQQQQQLTQPQHVVVAQHQQQQQHHHLHHQPQLIQHHIIPQQHHIIYQQPLQPIQQQPQYHPMYHIIKQENDRS
- the LOC126561474 gene encoding AF4/FMR2 family member lilli-like isoform X1, with amino-acid sequence MDTKAASAGPPAPTHLPSSTYPATSPYSKGARSSHQYFSLRWNNYQSNMTSVFHELLESQSFVDVTLACEYNSLKAHKVVLSACSAYFQKILLDNPCKHPTIILPADICFSDLQFIIEFVYRGEIDVSEAELQSLLRTAEQLKIKGLCEVGEPQYEQDYSPALKRYKPYRSRSPPDNRHQHHHHQQPPPPPPPPSGSSGTSSGGRSGSAGGGGGSHGSGSSGSNNNNNSSSSSQSTGYSENGKGCSTGKGGSGGGGGGGGGTGSGIGRGLYHPSQHHHPLHHHHHHHPHLHHLHHQLPGDPRTPGGHLIDDDDDGSPSSVLVVETHDLSTSASKDKHYQQQQQHHHPSQQQHHHHPHHPHHQPSHQQQHPLGSKMASLGMGVGINGGSVMGVPMGYLDFAPEPPAPTATPVTEHVDINCAPSSHDTRDLSSKYSVPNDGDLRVKFETLRSLDPPNAVQLDNHAVSHQQQQQQLHQHQQQQAQQQQLLQQQHLLQQQQQQQQQQAQQQQQRQTPQPPGAPQQQQQQQQNDHQRHSPPHMQQQHVMMMDQQQQQHHPTTHSPASSVSSSSSSQHPENLVTGSGAAGSVTPGPPTNSSNGAGGPPAVGEEMKPRLNLKQENLSDGADQQHQTMEVEQDQSSMHGMVVTPEISGIMNQSQMSDMYQSDASEDSKVGILDGSSMQYTNLTSPNEAKTPTGPKTWTAEDMESALEALRSHNMSLTKASATYGIPSTTLWQRAHRLGIDTPKKEGPSKTWNEDSLNSALEALRTGTISANKASKAFGIPSSTLYKIARREGIRLAAPFNAAPTTWSAEDLDRALEAIRAGQTSVQKASTEFGIPTGTLYGRCKREGIELSRSNPTPWSEDAMMEALESVKQGHMSINQAAIHYNLPYSSLYGRFKRGKYDTPSSGGGGGGGGGSSSNAAAAAAATGGGGGGGAGSGGTNGGGNNATSAGTGGSNVGGSPQMEFKIEPQHNDHSPENTQHYNPALSASSTPTSNTPTQQQQQQQQQQQQQQQQQQQQQQQQQQQITHHLVQQSPSVLPVSIHIVDAAAHHHLTHPHQQLHHQQQQQLTQPQHVVVAQHQQQQQHHHLHHQPQLIQHHIIPQQHHIIYQQPLQPIQQQPQYHPMYHIIKQENDRS
- the LOC126561474 gene encoding AF4/FMR2 family member lilli-like isoform X3; translated protein: MTSVFHELLESQSFVDVTLACEYNSLKAHKVVLSACSAYFQKILLDNPCKHPTIILPADICFSDLQFIIEFVYRGEIDVSEAELQSLLRTAEQLKIKGLCEVGEPQYEQDYSPALKRYKPYRSRSPPDNRHQHHHHQQPPPPPPPPSGSSGTSSGGRSGSAGGGGGSHGSGSSGSNNNNNSSSSSQSTGYSENGKGCSTGKGGSGGGGGGGGGTGSGIGRGLYHPSQHHHPLHHHHHHHPHLHHLHHQLPGDPRTPGGHLIDDDDDGSPSSVLVVETHDLSTSASKDKHYQQQQQHHHPSQQQHHHHPHHPHHQPSHQQQHPLGSKMASLGMGVGINGGSVMGVPMGYLDFAPEPPAPTATPVTEHVDINCAPSSHDTRDLSSKYPPNAVQLDNHAVSHQQQQQQLHQHQQQQAQQQQLLQQQHLLQQQQQQQQQQAQQQQQRQTPQPPGAPQQQQQQQQNDHQRHSPPHMQQQHVMMMDQQQQQHHPTTHSPASSVSSSSSSQHPENLVTGSGAAGSVTPGPPTNSSNGAGGPPAVGEEMKPRLNLKQENLSDGADQQHQTMEVEQDQSSMHGMVVTPEISGIMNQSQMSDMYQSDASEDSKVGILDGSSMQYTNLTSPNEAKTPTGPKTWTAEDMESALEALRSHNMSLTKASATYGIPSTTLWQRAHRLGIDTPKKEGPSKTWNEDSLNSALEALRTGTISANKASKAFGIPSSTLYKIARREGIRLAAPFNAAPTTWSAEDLDRALEAIRAGQTSVQKASTEFGIPTGTLYGRCKREGIELSRSNPTPWSEDAMMEALESVKQGHMSINQAAIHYNLPYSSLYGRFKRGKYDTPSSGGGGGGGGGSSSNAAAAAAATGGGGGGGAGSGGTNGGGNNATSAGTGGSNVGGSPQMEFKIEPQHNDHSPENTQHYNPALSASSTPTSNTPTQQQQQQQQQQQQQQQQQQQQQQQQQQQITHHLVQQSPSVLPVSIHIVDAAAHHHLTHPHQQLHHQQQQQLTQPQHVVVAQHQQQQQHHHLHHQPQLIQHHIIPQQHHIIYQQPLQPIQQQPQYHPMYHIIKQENDRS